One genomic window of Monodelphis domestica isolate mMonDom1 chromosome 1, mMonDom1.pri, whole genome shotgun sequence includes the following:
- the LOC100028592 gene encoding olfactory receptor 4K13-like: MWRNKPRIRHFCNLCELQKFMAVKMKNNSVLNEFILLGLTNSWELEILFFVIFFLAYTSIMAGNSLIILMVIFDSHLRSTPMYFLLANLSFLDMTLSTVTVPKMITDFLRDRKTISLWGCMAQMFLVHLLGGSEMSLLVVMAVDRYVAICKPLHYTTIMNHRILLGSVFISWVIGFVHTMSQMAFVVTLPFCGPNVIDDVFCDLPLVMNLACTDTYILDLLVIADSGLLSLICFLLLLISYVVILLTVHRRSSGGLSKALSTLSAHITVVTLFFGPLILIYAWPVSSYTLDKFLSVFFSVVTPLLNPIIYSLRNREMKAAMVRLRSRHISSGPPL, from the coding sequence GTGAAGATGAAGAATAACTCTGtgctaaatgaatttattttgttaggACTCACCAATTCGTGGGAgcttgagattttattttttgttatattcttTCTGGCTTATACGTCCATCATGGCTGGAAACAGTCTCATTATACTGATGGTGATTTTTGATTCTCACTTGCGTTCCACCCCCATGTACTTCCTCCTAGCTAACCTCTCCTTTCTCGACATGACCCTTTCCACTGTTACTGTCCCCAAGATGATCACAGACTTCCTCAGGGACAGGAAAACCATCTCATTATGGGGTTGCATGGCACAGATGTTTTTAGTTCATCTATTAGGAGGCAGTGAGATGAGTCTACTTGTAGTGATGGCTGTGGATCGTTATGTTGCAATATGTAAACCCCTCCACTATACAACAATTATGAATCATCGAATCTTGTTAGGAAGTGTGTTTATTTCATGGGTCATTGGCTTTGTGCACACTATGAGCCAAATGGCCTTtgtagtgaccctgcctttctgtgGCCCCAATGTGATTGATGATGTTTTTTGTGATCTTCCCCTGGTGATGAACCTTGCCTGCACTGATACCTATATCCTGGACCTTCTTGTGATTGCAGACAGTGGGTTGCTCTCTCTGATCTGCTTCCTCCTCTTACTTATCTCCTATGTTGTCATTCTGCTCACAGTCCACCGTCGCTCCTCTGGCGGGCTCTCTAAGGCTCTGTCCACATTATCTGCACACATAACAGTGGTAACTCTCTTCTTTGGACCACTTATCTTAATCTATGCTTGGCCAGTTAGTAGTTACACATTGGACAAATTTCTCTCAGTATTTTTCTCTGTTGTCACTCCCCTCCTTAACCCAATTATCTACAGTTTAAGGAACAGGGAGATGAAGGCAGCCATGGTTAGACTGAGGAGCCGGCACATCAGTTCTGGACCTCCACTCTAG